In a single window of the Desulfovibrio mangrovi genome:
- a CDS encoding glycosyltransferase family protein — translation MRILHYCQHVLGMGHFFRSLEIDKALRDHEVTLVTGGMPVGASLPPHVRHEELPPLMMDKDFSRFVCMGGYEPGEIDPEKELDRIRTNRANRLLTIVEQVRPHIFLVELFPFGRKQFGFELLPVLERARNGEFGAMKCLCSLRDILVEKDNQEAYENRVLSILNPLFHGVLVHTDPHVVRLEETFARTADIAVPVLDTGYVTPLPEKEKEYGAAFRNTQNLSGDMPYIVASAGSGSVGYDLLKATILASCELASSLPHRLQVFTGPFMDQLQKNLLKQAAKDVSHIALDEFTDNFMQYLCAADLSVSMAGYNTTMNLLAAGTYGLVQPFDQNREQRMRSERLAARGALSVLEQEDLAPSTLAARMRDALQRKDRPAPVQVDLNGAQRTAAFIEQLFAPAEPRNAQRHAGGRA, via the coding sequence ATGCGCATTCTCCACTACTGCCAGCATGTTCTCGGCATGGGCCACTTCTTCCGCAGTCTGGAGATAGACAAGGCCCTCCGCGACCATGAGGTCACGCTCGTTACCGGCGGCATGCCTGTCGGGGCTTCCCTGCCCCCCCATGTCCGGCACGAGGAACTGCCCCCGCTCATGATGGACAAGGACTTTTCCCGTTTTGTCTGCATGGGCGGCTACGAACCCGGCGAGATAGATCCGGAAAAGGAACTGGACCGCATCCGCACCAACCGTGCGAACCGCCTGCTGACGATTGTTGAGCAGGTCCGACCGCATATTTTTCTGGTGGAGCTGTTTCCTTTCGGCCGCAAACAGTTCGGTTTCGAACTGCTTCCCGTGTTGGAGCGGGCACGCAACGGTGAATTCGGGGCCATGAAGTGCCTGTGCAGCCTCAGGGACATTCTGGTGGAAAAAGACAATCAGGAGGCCTACGAAAACCGGGTACTTTCCATACTCAACCCGCTTTTCCACGGAGTGCTTGTCCATACGGACCCGCACGTGGTGCGGCTGGAAGAGACCTTTGCCCGCACGGCAGATATCGCCGTGCCGGTGCTGGACACAGGCTATGTAACCCCGCTGCCCGAAAAGGAAAAAGAATATGGTGCCGCCTTCCGTAACACGCAGAACCTGTCCGGCGACATGCCCTACATCGTGGCCAGCGCAGGAAGCGGCAGTGTGGGATACGACCTGCTCAAGGCAACCATACTCGCCTCATGCGAGCTGGCATCCAGTCTGCCCCACAGACTGCAGGTCTTCACCGGCCCCTTCATGGACCAGCTCCAGAAGAACCTGCTGAAACAGGCGGCAAAAGACGTGTCGCACATAGCGCTGGACGAATTTACCGACAACTTCATGCAGTACCTGTGCGCAGCGGACCTTTCCGTCAGCATGGCAGGCTACAACACCACCATGAATCTGCTGGCAGCCGGCACATACGGACTGGTGCAACCCTTTGACCAGAACAGGGAACAGCGCATGCGCTCGGAACGCCTTGCAGCGCGGGGAGCGCTGAGCGTACTGGAGCAGGAAGACCTTGCCCCGTCCACTCTGGCCGCCCGCATGCGTGATGCCTTGCAAAGAAAAGACAGGCCTGCCCCCGTGCAGGTTGACCTGAACGGGGCACAACGCACAGCCGCGTTTATCGAGCAGCTTTTTGCACCGGCCGAACCCCGCAATGCGCAGAGGCATGCCGGAGGGCGTGCATGA
- a CDS encoding PqqD family protein — MKNGFPDTEQLPTMHEALSCIPVRNSVVEESVDDNGLVLLRYPLAYKPWFGKLAGLFGSSPQALEKRLQLDELGSFCWRLMNDTRSVREIIACFREHYSLQESEARDSVSAFVRELGRRGIIIVTAPEDVR, encoded by the coding sequence ATGAAAAACGGCTTTCCCGACACTGAACAGCTGCCCACCATGCACGAGGCTCTCTCGTGCATCCCCGTCCGCAATAGCGTTGTGGAGGAGTCTGTTGATGACAACGGACTGGTTCTGTTGCGCTACCCGCTCGCCTACAAGCCGTGGTTCGGCAAGCTGGCTGGCTTGTTCGGGTCATCACCGCAGGCTTTGGAAAAGCGTCTGCAGCTGGATGAACTGGGGAGCTTCTGCTGGCGGCTTATGAACGATACCCGTTCTGTCAGGGAGATAATAGCCTGTTTCAGGGAGCATTATTCCCTGCAGGAAAGCGAGGCGCGTGATTCCGTCAGCGCCTTTGTCCGCGAATTGGGACGGCGGGGGATCATTATTGTTACGGCTCCGGAGGATGTTCGTTGA
- a CDS encoding ABC transporter permease gives MQNMNSDAQIRRGEIRRQIVLPFSKSLEIAFKSLKVRFFRSLITVGSLMLAVSFLAYVLVNLDIATGIYTQAAHAQGHRSGMISSMNPMVRQLVKAGYVVNEEAGTVSAGAKERWIVILSMLVCTVGILNAQFMSVTERFREIGVYKCLGALDGMILRLFLLEAGMMGFAGALAGALLGLVFALAGGAFSFGFTAFAGLQWQAVLLSLAQSVGAGVTLSLIGVFYPALLAARMRPIIAIKAEH, from the coding sequence ATGCAGAACATGAACAGCGACGCACAGATACGGCGCGGCGAAATACGGCGGCAGATCGTGCTGCCCTTCTCCAAATCCCTTGAAATAGCTTTCAAGAGCCTGAAGGTGCGCTTCTTCCGCTCGCTCATCACGGTGGGCAGCCTCATGCTTGCGGTCTCGTTTCTGGCCTACGTGCTCGTCAATCTGGATATCGCCACCGGCATCTACACGCAGGCCGCCCATGCGCAGGGGCACAGAAGCGGCATGATTTCCAGCATGAACCCCATGGTCCGCCAGTTGGTCAAAGCGGGCTATGTGGTGAACGAGGAAGCGGGCACCGTATCCGCCGGGGCCAAGGAACGCTGGATTGTCATTCTTTCCATGCTGGTCTGCACGGTGGGCATACTCAATGCCCAGTTCATGTCCGTGACAGAGCGCTTCCGTGAAATCGGCGTCTACAAATGCCTTGGGGCACTGGACGGCATGATTCTACGCCTTTTTCTGCTGGAGGCAGGCATGATGGGGTTTGCGGGCGCTCTTGCAGGCGCCCTGCTGGGACTCGTTTTTGCCCTTGCCGGAGGTGCTTTCAGTTTCGGGTTTACGGCCTTTGCGGGACTGCAGTGGCAGGCTGTGCTTCTGTCACTGGCCCAATCCGTTGGTGCAGGCGTCACGCTCAGCCTGATCGGTGTTTTTTATCCGGCGCTTCTGGCCGCGCGCATGCGGCCCATTATCGCCATCAAGGCAGAACACTAG
- a CDS encoding radical SAM protein gives MTAPTRHIIWNMTRKCNFSCHYCYFPHDNSPVTETLPIEKLLNFMDAQGGEWLVGLTGGEPFIYPDFVNICARLTERHIIGVDTNLSVSSRIAEFAQTIDPKRVHDIYASLHIEERRKRKGVDAFIRNYHTLKERGFPIIVNYVVHPSLTKQFLEDREFLAAQGVTIVPRPFKGRIDGRKYPEAYNDEAKAIFSEYTEAGTKMVFNFRGVPCHGGYTFLRLEPDGTVFRCPGDRTDMGSVGGNVQLEKGLTPCKVDRCPCQGVHYVQMTEAQEQFVEGMRNVVTGNLNAARQAFSHATDHDPTHSAALNNLGVLAAIAGDTERARELFAKARAQHPHIALYGRNTDCLSSATCTADALEYCDIVAPDKTAG, from the coding sequence ATGACAGCGCCCACACGCCACATCATCTGGAACATGACCAGAAAGTGCAACTTCAGTTGCCACTATTGCTATTTCCCCCATGACAATTCCCCGGTCACAGAAACGCTCCCCATCGAGAAGCTGCTGAATTTCATGGACGCCCAAGGCGGGGAGTGGCTGGTGGGACTGACCGGAGGCGAACCGTTCATCTACCCTGACTTCGTCAATATCTGCGCAAGATTAACAGAACGTCACATCATCGGTGTGGACACCAATCTGAGCGTCAGCTCCAGAATCGCAGAATTTGCGCAGACCATTGACCCCAAACGGGTGCATGACATCTACGCCTCGCTGCACATTGAAGAGCGCCGCAAACGCAAAGGCGTAGACGCCTTCATACGCAACTATCACACCCTGAAGGAGAGGGGCTTCCCCATCATCGTCAATTACGTGGTGCACCCGTCACTGACAAAGCAATTCCTTGAAGACAGGGAATTCCTCGCCGCGCAAGGCGTGACCATCGTGCCGCGCCCTTTCAAGGGACGCATAGACGGGCGCAAATATCCCGAAGCCTACAATGACGAAGCCAAGGCCATCTTCTCGGAATACACGGAGGCCGGAACCAAAATGGTCTTCAATTTCAGGGGAGTGCCGTGCCACGGGGGCTACACCTTTCTGCGCCTCGAGCCGGACGGCACTGTTTTCCGCTGCCCTGGAGACCGGACGGACATGGGCTCGGTAGGCGGAAATGTGCAGCTCGAAAAAGGGCTGACACCCTGCAAGGTGGACCGGTGTCCCTGTCAGGGTGTGCATTACGTACAGATGACTGAAGCGCAGGAACAGTTTGTCGAAGGAATGCGCAATGTCGTGACCGGCAACCTGAATGCCGCACGCCAAGCTTTCTCACATGCCACAGATCATGATCCCACACATTCTGCGGCGCTGAACAATCTCGGGGTACTCGCCGCAATCGCGGGAGATACAGAACGCGCCAGAGAGCTTTTCGCCAAAGCCCGCGCGCAACATCCGCACATCGCCCTCTATGGCCGCAACACGGACTGTCTGTCATCGGCAACCTGCACAGCCGATGCTCTCGAATACTGCGACATTGTCGCGCCGGACAAGACAGCTGGCTGA
- a CDS encoding acyltransferase, whose protein sequence is MSDLEQNYFVHESSYVDEGTSIGEGTKIWHFSHVLSGTSIGKKCNIGQNVVLGPDVTVGNGCKIQNNVSIYKGVTLEDNVFCGPSMVFTNVFNPRAHVYRMDEARNTRVCEGASLGANCTIVCGVTIGAYAMVGAGSVVTKDIPAYALVFGNPARVRGWVCECGEKLGDSLACPACAKSYTHADTGGLTQTKRIA, encoded by the coding sequence ATGAGTGACCTCGAACAAAACTACTTTGTACATGAGTCTTCTTACGTCGATGAAGGTACCAGCATCGGTGAAGGCACAAAGATTTGGCATTTCAGCCATGTTCTTTCCGGAACCTCCATCGGAAAAAAATGCAACATTGGTCAAAACGTTGTCCTCGGCCCGGATGTAACGGTTGGCAATGGCTGCAAGATACAAAACAATGTTAGCATCTACAAAGGTGTTACATTGGAAGACAACGTTTTTTGTGGACCATCAATGGTATTCACCAACGTTTTTAATCCTAGAGCACACGTTTACCGTATGGACGAAGCCCGTAACACCCGGGTCTGCGAAGGAGCATCGCTTGGCGCAAATTGCACCATCGTTTGCGGTGTTACCATCGGTGCATATGCCATGGTCGGTGCAGGCTCTGTTGTTACGAAAGATATTCCAGCTTATGCACTGGTTTTTGGAAATCCAGCCAGAGTACGAGGCTGGGTGTGCGAATGCGGTGAAAAGCTTGGGGATTCACTAGCCTGTCCCGCTTGCGCCAAGAGCTACACTCACGCGGATACGGGAGGGCTGACACAAACAAAAAGAATCGCATAG
- a CDS encoding glycosyltransferase family protein, protein MPDTFNILMYSHDTYGLGHIRRTMAIARHLLDTDVNILILTGSPIVGRFAFPTGIDFVRIPGMIKQSNTIYTPHSIKVNPQHALDIRQEIITATAKAFDPSMFIVDKVPVGLKGEVRPILEWFRTSRPRTKVILGLRDILDDAKSTNEEWVQKNYFNVLDELYSEVWIYGNQSFYDPIKEYGFPDNIAEKCIFTGYIPRSIPTGKFNVKQLGGNGKPDTAKLVVVTAGGGGDGYQMLDCYLRMIEENGSVPFRSLLISGPFAPSAQQDELAARARKCGVAFSTFQKRMEKIIATADVIVSMGGYNTVCEILSLKKVSLIIPRESPRQEQLIRAKVLKKAGLADYLKWDMLEPAALRRKIDALLEAPQSYSEAIKDFPMTGLDVMRSRLSAFRKE, encoded by the coding sequence ATGCCAGACACTTTCAATATCCTGATGTACTCGCACGACACATACGGACTGGGTCACATCCGCAGAACCATGGCCATAGCCCGCCATCTGCTGGATACGGACGTCAACATACTCATCCTGACGGGTTCCCCCATTGTAGGCCGGTTCGCCTTCCCCACGGGCATAGATTTCGTGCGGATTCCCGGCATGATCAAGCAGTCCAACACGATTTACACGCCACATTCCATCAAGGTTAACCCCCAGCACGCGTTGGACATCCGGCAGGAAATCATCACCGCCACTGCCAAAGCCTTCGACCCCAGCATGTTCATTGTGGATAAGGTGCCTGTGGGCCTGAAGGGAGAGGTGCGCCCCATACTGGAATGGTTCCGCACATCCCGCCCAAGGACCAAGGTCATTCTGGGCCTCAGGGATATTCTGGATGATGCGAAATCCACCAACGAGGAATGGGTTCAAAAAAACTACTTCAACGTGCTGGATGAGCTGTATTCCGAAGTCTGGATATACGGCAACCAGTCCTTCTACGACCCCATCAAGGAATACGGATTTCCGGACAATATCGCCGAAAAATGCATCTTCACCGGCTACATTCCCCGCAGCATTCCCACCGGCAAGTTCAACGTGAAGCAGCTTGGAGGCAACGGCAAGCCGGACACCGCCAAGCTTGTGGTCGTAACCGCCGGAGGCGGCGGCGACGGCTACCAGATGCTGGACTGCTATCTGCGGATGATTGAAGAGAACGGCTCCGTACCGTTCCGCTCGCTCCTGATTTCCGGCCCCTTCGCTCCTTCGGCCCAGCAGGACGAACTCGCTGCGCGGGCACGCAAATGCGGCGTGGCCTTTTCCACCTTCCAGAAACGCATGGAAAAGATCATCGCCACGGCAGACGTCATCGTCAGCATGGGCGGCTACAACACGGTGTGCGAGATCCTGTCCCTCAAGAAGGTTTCGCTCATCATACCACGGGAAAGCCCAAGACAGGAGCAGCTCATCCGCGCCAAAGTGCTCAAGAAAGCCGGACTGGCCGATTATCTCAAGTGGGATATGCTGGAACCTGCAGCGCTCAGAAGAAAAATCGATGCCCTGCTTGAGGCTCCCCAATCCTATTCCGAGGCCATCAAGGACTTCCCCATGACCGGACTCGACGTCATGCGCTCCCGACTCTCAGCGTTTCGCAAGGAATAA
- a CDS encoding glycosyltransferase family 4 protein, which yields MRMAFCTPFKPLNHPRTSGDVTIAQDLFDYFAGHGHSPATVPHLSTDWIWKQPARWPAYLRARSAVRRLCDSGNGLRPDLWFTYHSYYRAPDLFGPMARRMGIPYVIFAGAHSPGRRETWNTRPGYCLNVHALKTADHVFTNKQRDLTPLLSLLPENRITFVPPGIRTERFSFNAEQRETLRAEWQAQGRTIVMTAAMLRPGVKAEGVEHVITACAALARQGRDIMLVVAGDGTERERLEAMAGELLPSRSLFLGMVDRWNLYGAYSAADLFAFPGINEGLGMVYLEAQCCGLPVVAWDHDGAPQMVEHGKTGFITPSYDGEAFARAIGLLADNRQTRTTMGEAARKHVLAHHDLNANYGMVEKRMFDMLNTSSPATRENTR from the coding sequence ATGCGCATGGCATTCTGCACTCCCTTCAAACCGCTGAATCATCCCCGCACCTCCGGGGACGTGACCATTGCGCAGGATCTTTTCGACTACTTCGCCGGACATGGCCATAGTCCGGCAACGGTGCCGCACCTCTCAACGGACTGGATATGGAAGCAGCCCGCCAGATGGCCCGCCTATCTGCGCGCCCGCAGCGCCGTCCGCAGATTGTGCGACAGCGGCAACGGCCTGCGCCCCGACCTGTGGTTCACCTACCACAGTTATTACAGGGCGCCGGACCTGTTCGGCCCCATGGCCCGCCGCATGGGCATTCCCTATGTCATCTTTGCCGGTGCCCACAGTCCCGGACGCAGGGAAACGTGGAACACCCGCCCCGGCTATTGCCTGAACGTGCATGCGCTGAAAACGGCCGATCACGTTTTCACCAACAAGCAACGCGATCTGACGCCCCTGCTCTCCCTGCTGCCGGAGAACCGCATCACCTTTGTGCCGCCGGGGATACGGACCGAGCGGTTCAGTTTCAACGCTGAGCAACGAGAAACCCTGCGGGCCGAATGGCAGGCGCAAGGCCGAACGATAGTCATGACCGCCGCCATGCTCAGACCCGGCGTGAAGGCGGAAGGTGTGGAACACGTCATTACCGCCTGCGCAGCACTCGCCCGTCAGGGCAGGGACATCATGCTCGTTGTGGCCGGAGACGGAACGGAACGGGAACGGCTCGAAGCAATGGCCGGGGAGCTTCTGCCCTCCCGCAGCCTTTTCCTCGGCATGGTCGACAGGTGGAACCTGTACGGTGCCTACAGCGCCGCTGACCTGTTTGCCTTTCCCGGCATCAATGAAGGGCTCGGCATGGTCTATCTGGAAGCACAGTGCTGCGGCCTGCCCGTCGTGGCATGGGACCATGACGGCGCGCCCCAGATGGTGGAACACGGAAAAACCGGTTTCATCACCCCCTCATACGATGGCGAAGCCTTTGCCCGTGCCATCGGCCTGCTGGCAGACAATAGACAGACCCGCACGACCATGGGGGAGGCGGCCCGCAAACATGTACTCGCTCACCATGACCTGAACGCCAACTACGGCATGGTTGAAAAGCGCATGTTCGACATGCTGAACACTTCTTCGCCTGCAACACGGGAAAACACCCGATGA
- a CDS encoding PP2C family protein-serine/threonine phosphatase → MDSLPVWQLAVIIAIPLAAAYGIRAAIFSHILASSLPMDRSRRQVRLDFGLFVAAGIVMALYNYIAFGFPFAQSGLKLVLGAITLGLFTALDLALETEHAGIIAALHSGDALLTPPQRFSPLTHKFFMLASLVTLTVSAIVILIIYRDIYWLNTAGATAANIGTLKRSIFMEISFVMGVLLLYVINLIYSYARNLRLLFKTQTSVLKHVSDGDMNRYVPVSTRDEFGFIAGHTNLMIDALRDRLRLMEGMQIAQQIQQTLIPVAKPEIADVDIAFQSLFSDETGGDFFDFLKGGAQRPSQISIVVGDVTGHGIGAALLMASARAYLRMQAEAAATPASLLTGANRLLAKDNYGTGRFVTLYALQLDEVSKEIHWASAGHDPALVYNAESGEISDLHSAGLPLGVLEDTEYEEQCCRTFLTGDIIFIGTDGIWETMNDHGALFGKERVKAIIRKHAGDPAQEIADAVTNALSHFRGKAQQLDDITLVLLKFM, encoded by the coding sequence ATGGATTCGCTGCCAGTCTGGCAGCTTGCCGTCATCATAGCCATACCGCTGGCCGCAGCCTACGGCATCCGTGCCGCCATCTTTTCGCACATCCTTGCCTCATCGCTCCCCATGGACCGTTCCCGCAGACAGGTCCGGCTCGATTTCGGACTGTTCGTTGCGGCCGGAATAGTCATGGCCCTCTACAACTACATCGCCTTTGGTTTTCCCTTTGCACAAAGCGGCCTGAAGCTGGTGCTGGGCGCCATCACGCTCGGCCTGTTCACCGCCTTGGATCTTGCGCTGGAGACGGAACATGCGGGCATCATTGCCGCCCTGCATTCAGGCGATGCCCTCCTGACACCCCCGCAACGGTTCTCCCCGCTTACGCACAAATTCTTCATGCTCGCCTCACTTGTCACCCTGACTGTAAGCGCCATCGTCATCCTGATCATTTACCGCGACATATACTGGCTGAACACCGCAGGGGCCACCGCCGCCAACATCGGCACGCTCAAACGCAGCATCTTCATGGAGATTTCGTTCGTCATGGGCGTGCTGCTCCTCTATGTCATAAACCTCATCTATTCTTACGCCCGCAACTTGCGGCTGCTCTTCAAAACCCAGACTTCCGTGCTGAAGCACGTAAGCGACGGCGATATGAACAGATATGTTCCCGTTTCCACGCGGGACGAATTCGGCTTCATTGCCGGCCATACCAACCTCATGATTGATGCCCTGCGTGACAGACTCAGACTCATGGAAGGCATGCAGATTGCCCAGCAGATACAACAGACTCTCATCCCTGTGGCAAAGCCAGAGATAGCCGATGTGGACATCGCCTTTCAGAGCCTGTTCAGCGATGAAACCGGCGGAGACTTCTTCGATTTTCTGAAGGGAGGAGCCCAACGCCCCAGCCAGATCAGCATCGTGGTAGGCGACGTCACAGGGCATGGCATCGGAGCCGCCCTGCTCATGGCTTCAGCCCGGGCCTATTTGAGAATGCAGGCGGAAGCAGCGGCAACGCCAGCCTCCCTCCTGACAGGAGCGAACAGGCTGCTGGCCAAGGACAACTATGGCACGGGGCGCTTTGTCACGCTGTATGCCCTGCAGCTCGATGAAGTGAGCAAGGAAATACACTGGGCATCCGCAGGGCACGACCCTGCGCTCGTCTACAATGCGGAGTCAGGCGAAATCTCGGACTTGCACTCAGCAGGCCTGCCCTTGGGCGTTCTGGAAGATACGGAGTATGAAGAACAGTGCTGCCGGACTTTTCTGACGGGTGACATCATCTTCATCGGCACCGACGGAATATGGGAAACCATGAACGATCATGGGGCGCTTTTCGGTAAGGAGCGGGTCAAAGCCATCATACGGAAGCATGCCGGAGACCCCGCGCAGGAGATCGCAGACGCCGTCACCAACGCACTCTCGCACTTTCGCGGCAAGGCGCAACAACTGGACGACATCACTCTCGTACTCCTCAAGTTTATGTAA
- a CDS encoding histidine phosphatase family protein codes for MTYVTDFGLIRHGQTTWNAEKRIQGQTDTALSAAGIRQAEAWAASLAQHGWTRILCSDLKRSMDTAAIINNRLGTLPISADPRLREQDWGSWVGRTVKQLRADERGEVERQEAAGWHFTPTGGESRLALLQRTMDALRDCAAQHPDERILVVTHLGCIKAIAAFLAESQAGRAESPEQPQLPGKYGLHRIRCAEGRFSIIELNGAL; via the coding sequence ATGACGTACGTTACTGATTTCGGCCTGATACGACACGGCCAAACCACATGGAACGCAGAAAAGCGCATACAGGGCCAGACAGACACGGCCCTCTCGGCAGCCGGCATCAGGCAGGCTGAAGCATGGGCCGCATCGCTTGCGCAGCACGGCTGGACCCGCATTCTGTGCAGCGACCTGAAACGCTCCATGGATACCGCCGCCATCATAAACAACCGCCTCGGCACGCTGCCCATAAGCGCAGATCCGCGTCTGCGCGAACAGGACTGGGGCAGTTGGGTGGGCCGTACCGTCAAACAACTGCGTGCGGACGAACGGGGAGAAGTGGAGCGTCAGGAAGCCGCAGGCTGGCACTTCACCCCCACCGGAGGGGAAAGCCGCCTTGCCCTGCTGCAACGGACCATGGATGCGTTACGCGATTGCGCAGCGCAACACCCTGATGAGCGCATTCTCGTTGTCACGCACCTTGGCTGCATCAAAGCCATCGCCGCCTTTCTCGCCGAGTCACAGGCAGGGCGGGCGGAATCGCCGGAACAGCCCCAACTTCCGGGCAAGTACGGCCTACATCGCATCCGTTGCGCCGAAGGCCGCTTCTCCATCATCGAACTCAACGGAGCCCTGTAA
- a CDS encoding glycosyltransferase produces the protein MPEQTKRLGMVLKGYPRISETFISNEIRGLEKNGFAVHIFSMRKPRENFTHESVRDIQARVTYLPESMLWGLPALVWNTLAYACSHPRRFTRGLRMLGSRFAGAPKKHTWLKHFMQGCFLANKAQGLEVAHLHAHFAHTPTTVALYGALFLDIPFSFTAHAKDIYTQAPERIREKLALARFAVTCTGYNKLFLDTLTERPEHIHKIYHGIDLSLFNGAAALREQQPAEPPYRIMTVARFVEKKGLPDILHALALLKKEGLDFRYALIGDGADRKQLKQLVDKLGLDNEVEFTGTIAHDQVLEYFRTAQAFVLACMEAKDGDRDGIPNVIAESMAMGVPVVSTNVSGVPELVEDRVTGMLVPSRDVEAIAEGIRSILTDAELRRRVIPAARDKVHEVFDNSVLIGRLGDIFADNDVPRSAN, from the coding sequence ATGCCCGAACAGACCAAACGTCTCGGTATGGTGCTCAAAGGCTACCCCCGCATCTCCGAGACGTTCATATCCAATGAGATACGAGGCTTGGAGAAAAACGGTTTTGCCGTGCACATTTTCTCCATGCGCAAGCCGCGCGAGAATTTCACCCATGAATCCGTCAGGGACATACAGGCCAGGGTCACCTATCTTCCGGAATCCATGCTCTGGGGACTGCCCGCGCTTGTCTGGAACACTCTGGCCTACGCCTGCTCGCACCCCAGACGCTTCACCAGGGGACTGCGCATGCTGGGCTCGCGCTTCGCCGGAGCGCCCAAAAAGCACACGTGGCTAAAACATTTCATGCAAGGTTGTTTTCTGGCCAACAAGGCGCAAGGACTGGAGGTGGCGCACCTGCATGCCCACTTTGCCCACACGCCAACCACGGTCGCACTGTATGGCGCACTATTTCTGGACATTCCGTTCAGTTTTACAGCCCACGCCAAGGACATCTACACACAGGCACCCGAACGCATCCGCGAAAAACTGGCACTTGCCCGCTTCGCAGTGACCTGCACGGGATACAACAAGCTATTTCTCGACACCCTGACCGAACGTCCGGAACATATTCATAAAATCTACCACGGCATTGACCTTTCGCTTTTCAATGGCGCAGCCGCCCTGCGGGAACAACAGCCCGCCGAGCCGCCCTACCGCATCATGACGGTGGCCCGCTTTGTGGAAAAAAAGGGGTTGCCGGACATTCTGCACGCCCTCGCACTGCTGAAAAAGGAGGGGCTGGATTTCCGCTACGCCCTCATAGGCGACGGCGCAGACCGCAAACAGCTCAAACAGCTGGTCGACAAGCTGGGACTGGACAATGAGGTGGAGTTCACCGGCACAATTGCGCATGACCAGGTACTGGAATATTTCCGCACGGCCCAGGCTTTCGTGCTGGCCTGCATGGAAGCAAAGGACGGTGATCGCGACGGCATTCCCAACGTTATTGCGGAATCCATGGCCATGGGCGTTCCCGTCGTGTCCACCAACGTTTCCGGCGTCCCCGAACTTGTGGAGGACAGGGTGACCGGCATGCTTGTTCCCAGCCGCGACGTTGAGGCCATTGCCGAAGGCATCCGCAGCATACTGACGGACGCGGAACTGCGTCGGCGTGTCATTCCGGCCGCCCGCGACAAAGTGCACGAGGTCTTTGACAACAGCGTACTCATCGGCAGGCTGGGCGACATTTTCGCCGACAACGACGTACCCCGCTCCGCCAACTGA
- a CDS encoding polysaccharide deacetylase family protein — protein sequence MIATRPYVSALWTQQPGDLPHRLEQAIASGIQACDGTPAMFFRADDIGVPSALFFAMTDAFMRHGVPLGLATVPVWLTASRWTAMQEQLGGRQDLWCWHQHGWRHCNHEPEGRKYEFGPSRPHAAKKQDIIRGRQRLASIMGEELVPLFTPPWNRVDADTLHILKEQGYCGISRTTGARPPAPAGFTDVGVNVDLHTRREETPAEGWKAFLDELTRALASGSCGIMLHHQRMNANAVAFLDTLLSQLAQNNSLSLVHMHEDMA from the coding sequence ATGATTGCCACTCGCCCCTATGTCTCCGCACTCTGGACGCAACAGCCTGGTGATCTGCCCCACAGGCTGGAGCAAGCCATCGCCAGCGGCATCCAAGCCTGCGACGGCACCCCTGCGATGTTTTTCCGTGCCGACGACATAGGCGTTCCCTCGGCTCTCTTTTTTGCCATGACCGATGCCTTCATGCGCCATGGCGTTCCGCTGGGACTTGCCACCGTGCCCGTATGGCTGACGGCGTCCCGATGGACCGCCATGCAAGAACAACTCGGCGGCAGACAGGATTTGTGGTGCTGGCACCAGCACGGCTGGCGGCACTGCAACCACGAGCCGGAGGGCCGCAAATATGAGTTCGGCCCCTCCCGCCCCCACGCCGCCAAGAAACAGGACATCATACGGGGCAGACAGCGCCTCGCCTCCATCATGGGAGAAGAGCTCGTTCCCCTGTTTACCCCGCCGTGGAACAGGGTGGACGCCGACACTCTGCATATCCTGAAGGAGCAGGGATACTGCGGCATTTCCCGAACCACCGGAGCCCGCCCCCCTGCGCCCGCAGGATTTACGGATGTCGGCGTCAACGTGGACCTGCACACCAGACGGGAAGAAACCCCGGCAGAAGGTTGGAAAGCCTTTCTTGATGAACTAACGCGGGCACTTGCAAGCGGCTCCTGCGGCATCATGCTCCATCATCAACGCATGAACGCCAATGCAGTTGCCTTTCTGGACACCCTGCTGTCTCAGCTCGCACAAAACAACAGCCTTAGCCTTGTTCATATGCATGAGGATATGGCATAA